The segment GATATCGGCATATGCCGGAGGTTGTCCGGGGAAACAGCCGGGCCTTGAGTGCGTAAGGCATCACGAGCCAATTCCAGGGCAAAGCGAGGATTCCCGGCGGCCAGCAGCGTGATTGATTCAATGAGCTTGGTGCGGCCTGAATCGATTGTTGGGCCGGATGATGTGCCAGGTGCTGGGCCGGAAGCCAGGGCTTCGGTAACCAGGTCCGTGATGCGGGGCGTGGACAGCGGCTCCAGGTGCAAGGCCTGGCCCTCGGTCCCCCAGGCAGGTTCGTCTGGCGAAGAATCCGGGGCAGCACTTTCTCTTACCCCGCGATCCGTGAAGAGCATCGCTTTTGACCCGCTGGGTTCAAGATTCCTGAAATGACTCCGGTCTCTCTCACACAACCAATGGGTGTCGTCCAGGATCAGCAGTTCGTTTTCCGGTAATGATCGGAGGTGGAGCAGGAACGTATCCCGGTTCCACACGGTTGCGGATGAGGTGTCCAGAAATGAGGCCGGGGCCTGCGGCGGGAGGCATCGCACCAGGCGGACCATGCGCTTCCCGGCGTGGGCACGGTGCGCGAATTCCATGCAGATCCGGGTTTTGCCGCTACCAGGAGGCCCAAAGAGGACATGGGGGCCGGGGGACGATGTTTCGAGCAGGGCCGTCAGTCGGGCCAATTCCGTCTCGCGGCCAATGAAGGAAACGGGGTTTTCGCGACAATTCCATTGGAGGATCTGGGGAGCGTCCAGGGGGACTTGGGTTCTGTGGGGCTTTGCAAGATCAGCCCCGCATAACCGCAGCAGGTCCAAAAAGGCGAGGTCCAATAGGAGTGAGCCGCTGGGGGCCTCGGTCGCCATATTGCGGGCCAGGGCAATCGCGCTGCTGGCCATGACCTCGCCGGACCAGCCGCCATGACGGAACATGCTGGCCACGGCGAGACCGGTGGCCACGGCACCCTTGAGGCGACAGGTCGGCTCCTCGCGGTGAATGGCATGGGCCGTTTTCCACGCACCGTGCAAGGCCCGGAGGCAGTCCGTCTCACTGACCTGGTCCACGCCCAGGATCAGGTCGCATCCGGCTCCGCGCCAGGAAATGAAGATGTCGCCGGTTTCCTGGGCAATGGAGGCCACATTGCGTTTCAAGGCGCGCTGCAGGTTCGGGTTGTCCGTGTCCAAAGCCAGGCTGAGCACGACGCAGGGACGACGCTCCAGCAGGATGTCTTCCGAGAGGTTTGTCGGGGAGTGCACGGCCGGCCTTTCCTCTGCAGCGGGGCGTGTCAGGGCCTTGGTCCGACTGGTGACCTTGAGCTTGCGGAACAAGGCGACCACATGCTGCTTGACCGTGCCCAGGCCGATACCCAGCGCAAACGCAATTTCATTGTTGGACTTGCCCTGGCGGATCAGCTCCAGGACTTGGCGCTGGCGCGGAGATAATTTGGCGGAAGGATTGTCCTGCATCTGTTCGGCCGGGTGAGCTTAACAGTCCGCTGAAAAACTCCCAATTGCTGTGTCGCTACAAAAAGTTCAAACTCTCACGTATGAATTAATACGCTTCGATCTTGAACTTTTTTTGCTCCTTGCACTTGGGATTTTTGAACGGACTGTGGATAAGGACTTTTTCAACACTCAGTTAAGAGACAGGTGAAATATGTTGAAAAAACACGTCCTGAAACGGCTTTGACCATCAGTGCCAGCTTTTTGGAACAGAGCTGGCACTGGGCATTTCAACCCAAAGCGCGCCACAAGCGCTCGGCAAGGTGCGACTTCCTTTGGTCCAGCCGGGTGATCCCGGCTTGGACCGCATCCTGCAGAGCCCGGTCGAATTCCTTGCCGGTGGGGGAGCGGTCCAATTCCGGGAAATTGCCGGCGTCTGCGCAAGGCCGGTACTGGTCCATGATGTTTAGATAGGTGTCTGGAGAGATTTTTCGAGCCAGGAAGTTTAACCAGTCTTTTGTCCCGGCCAGGTTGCCGGGCATGACCAGATGGCGGACCAGCAGACCCCGGATTGCAATGCCATTTTCGTCCAGCTCCAGGTCACCCACCTGGCGATGCATTTCCCGGAGAGCCTCCCGGGCCCGCTGTGGATAATCTTCCGCCTGACAATATTTTTTCGCGGCGTCAGGGTAGAAGAATTTGGCGTCGGGCATGTAGATGTCCACAACGCCGTCCAGGAGGCGCAGTGCTTCCAGGCTGTCGTAGCCGCTGGAGTTGTACACCAGGGGCAGATGCAAGCCCAGTTCCGCGGCTATGGGCAGGGCTTCAAGGATTTGGGGAACGACATGGGACGGGGTGACGAAATTGATGTTGTGTACGCCTTGGTTCTGCAGTTGGAGCATGATCGCGGCCAGTTGTTCCGGTTCGGCCTCCGGAGCGTCCTCGCCGTGGTGGCTGATGTCGTGGTTCTGACAAAAGACGCAGGCCAGGTTGCATTGGGCGAAAAAGATCGTTCCGGACCCGCCGCTGCCCACCAATGGCCCTTCCTCTCCAAAGTGCGGGCTGAAGCTGGCCACCTTGGCCAGGCGACCAATGCGACAAAAGCCCAGTTCCCCTTCGAGTCGGTTCACCCGGCACTGTCTGGGGCAGATGGTGCAGGAACGGAGTGACTCCAGGGCCGCGGCAGCCCGGTCCCGTAAGATTCCCTGGGCGTGGAGTTGAGTGTATCCTGGCTGTGGGTTCATAGGCACGCTCATTCAGTAAAATGTGGAAACAGATTATATTGAGATGGTTGCAATGTCACGGGGCAACAGGGAAATAGGCCGAGACATTGGCTGGGTGTGTTTTCATAACGGGATTGTTCTGAAGGTGGACTCCTGGCTTGACGCAGTTTGGCCAAAGATCAAGGGACAACGCTCTATCAAAGCGGTTTCATGAGCCAAGGGGGTTGACCTTGGCCGGGAACACGGTGAAAAAGAACACGGGCAAGCACGATCAATGTGTATTCAACAAATTCCATACATGGACCGTCATTATGAAGAGTCTGCGAAAATTTTCTTTTGCCGTGGAGGCATGGATTGTCGGAATCGGCCTTTTTGCCTTTTTGGGGCTGCTGGATCTCTTTGCAGCGTCCATCTTTTGAGTAAAGAAGTTGAGCGGTGGGCAATCAGTTCGAGCACTCCCTGAACTGGCCTCCCTCCGCCTGAGTGACCCGTTCTTGTTCATCTCACACCAAAAAAGGCCGCCCTTCCGGATCTCCTGGTCCGGAAGGGCGGCCTTTTTACCTTGTTCCGAAGTACCACAGTTGTGGAGCAGGAGGCGTCAATGCGGGCTAAAGCCCCCCGTCTCGGGAAAGCGCGTCCGCGTTGCGATATGCATGGTAAACGTCCTCGTTGAGAGGGTAGTCCCAGGAACCACTGCGCAGTTCAATGGTCCCGCCGAAGCCGGTCTTAAAGCGAAACAAGCCATAGAACGGATGATCCGGAGCGACCCCGGGAGATACTGCTCCCATGTCGTAACGGGTGCAGCCCAAGGATCGGGCAGTTTGCATTCCGGCCCAGTGCAGGGCGTGGGAGCCCATCAGGCGGCGATTGATCGTGGCTGAGGCGCCGTGCAGGAAAACGGCGGTCCTGCCGGAAATGGCGATGATCGCTCCGGCCAACAGATTCCCTGCATGCCCGGCCAGCAGAAAAAGCAGTTCCGATGTGCCGGGTTTTTGGGCGTGGGCCTGAAACAGGGCCGTGAAGTGACGGTACGCGCAGATCGGGAAACCGTTTCGGCGGGCTGTCTGACAGTACAACTCATAAAATGCGGGCAGATTGTCCGTATCGGCCCGGGCCACTGTGACGCCTTTGCGGTGGGCCAGGCCGATATTATAGCGGGTCTTTGGTTTCATCCCGGCCAGAATCTCCTCTTCCGGGCGGCCGATGTCCACCACCATGGAGCTGGCCACGGTCATGTCCATTTCCGCCTTGCGCAGATTCCAGTGTCTGGTACCGATGTTCATCCGCATTTCCCGGATGCGTGGTTCGGGAAAGGCTGTCCAATGTCCATCGCGCATTTCCCTGGTATACGATGACTGCCATGGCAGGTCATAGCGAATGAAAGCCACGGAAGGATCCAGATGCCGGGTCAAGGCTTCGGAGAGTTCTTCAAGGTAATGGCCGCGGCTGTCAGTTGGCGGAGCCTGTTCCGGCCCTTGGGGAATGAAGGCCCCCAGGCTGCCGTTGCCTACGGGGTGAAGCAGAACCAGGACATCTCCTCTGCGTTTTCTGGAGGATTTTTGGGCATGGGCATGCGCTCGGGAATCCGGGGCAGGAGCGAGAATGTCAAAGGCCATGGGCCGACAACCCAGGCGAGACTTGACATGGGCCCAATAGTCGGACTGGAAGAGAATGTCCGTGGGCAGCAAGGATTGGATCGTTTTGGGTGCAAGTTGGAGAGTCATGACTGTTTCTGGTCAATGTTGAAGGAGACAGCCTGGGCAGTAGGCCAAAATAAGGGGAAAACGACAAAAGGGTTCCGGTCAATCGACCGGAACCCTTGATTTTGCTTGGTAGCGAGGGAGGGACTTGAACCCCCGACTCTGCGGATATGAGCCGCATGCTCTGACCACCTGAGCTACCTCGCCCTTGAAGGGAGTGCCTCCCGAACAAGAATTTGGTTACATATAGATTTGGTCAGTTTTTGGCAAGAGTTCCTGGTTGGAAAAATTATTATTCGGTACGGACAAGGTCGATGGTCACGATTTCGGAACGCGCGCCGATACGTAGCGGTGGGCCCCAGGTGCCTGCACCGGTGGTCACATAAAGATGGCTTTCGGTTTGCTGAAAATGGCCGGCAATATATTTGTGTTGGAGGCGGACAAACCAATGGAAGGGGAAGATCTGCCCGCCGTGGGTATGGCCCGCGACCATCAGGGGGATGCCCAGAGGCACGGCTTTTTCATCCCAGGCCCAGGGACGGTGGGTAAGCAGGACCTGAAAGTGTTGCGATGAGAGTCTGGGGGCGAGGTTGTCAAGGTGGTGGATCATGAATTTTCGATCCATGAAGCCCCACGTGGGGTCGTCGATGCCAATCAGCTGAATGCCTGTTTCCGGGAGGATCAACGTCTCGTTGCGCAGCAGGGTGATTTCGGCCAGATCGTGAAACGCCCTGCTGTCCGAATAGCCGACATAGAACTCATGATTGCCCAGAACGCCAAACACACCAAGGCGCGATTCCAGTCGGGTCACTGCCGCGGCCTTGGGTGCCAGCCATTCCGGGTGGTCGTTGATCTGGTCACCGGCCAGGAGCACGAGATCCGGTTCCAGGCTGTTGATGACGTCCACGAGTCGCTCCACCCAGGCCTGCCGGGTCATCACTCCGAAATGGGTGTCACTGACCAGAACGATCCGGGTATTCTCGGTGACCAGTGGGGTTTTGATGGCTATGTGAGGTTTATCCCACTGTGTCGCGGCGTACAGGCCGTAAAGCACGATGATCGTGGCCAGCACCAGGACCATACCCAACTGGCGTGGTCCGCGGGGGAACCGGTGCGTCATGGTTGTCGGCAGAAACCTGGTCAGACCTTCCATAACCAGGCTCAGGAGTTGGAGCCAGAACAGATAAAAGATCATCCCCATCCAGACAAAAACCACCCACCACAACGTACGCACCAGCGGTTGGTACCAATCCGCCGGAATCAAGTAGGCCAGGAAAGGGGTCGCGGTCAGGAACAAAACTGCCGGCAAACCGGTGAGCCAGCTTCGAACCCCCAGCCCGAGCTGCACCCCGGCTCGGGCCCAGACAAGCAAATGCATGGCCAAATAGACTAGGCCGGCAATCAAAAAAAATGTCACTCATTCTCCTTGCAGACAGTTTTGCGGGACTGTTTGACGCATCCACGGCGTTTTTTCAGGTCCAGGCGGCGCTGCTTGGCCGCCCGAGTGGGCTTGGTGGCACGGCGCGGGCGGGGTGTCTGCCACGCTGCGGCGATCAATTCCGCCAGACGCTGCAGGGCATCGGCGCGGTTGCGCTCCTGGGTGCGGAATCGGCGAGCTTCGATAAGCATTTCTCCTTGCTCGGTCATCCGGCTGCCGGCCAAAGCGATCAACCGCCGTCGAACATCCTCGTGCAGCAGCGGCGTGGAGATGACGTTAAACCGCAGACGTACCGCCGTGGAAACCTTGTTCACATTTTGCCCCCCTGGTCCTGAACTGCGCAAAAATTCCAGCTCAATGTCAGGGGAACGTTCAAGTTGGTCGGGTGATGGGGGCGCTGGCATGGTCTGGCGGGCATGGCCTGGAAGAGGCGGAAGCAGGTGTCGAATCAGCGGTTGACGATCAAAACCGCTTGGCAGAACGATACCGGTTCAGATCGAAAAAGTCATCAGCAACGTGCAGCACATAGCAGCAATCATGATCGTATTTGCTCAAAAAGGCCGGGCAAACCCTAAATTTGCCTCTGCCCCTGGATTCCCACCTGAACGAGAATGACTGAAATGGCAAGTTCTCTCAAGCTCGTCATGCCCGCGAAGGTGGGCATCCAGGTCATGCTTGCCATATTTTATTGAGAAGTTTCTCGTGGTCTTTTCAACTAATTGAAATTAATGTTTTATTAGGTTGGTGTGTGCCACTTTTTTGAATTATCGATGAATACGTTATTCTCTTCATGTTCACCCTCCGTGTTGTGGACGCAATTTTCAAATGTAGGATCCAGTTTTTGATCTCTTCGTTCTGGTCAATCGCGGCTGTTTAGGCTAACTTTTCGTTTTTTTTCGGAGACAGAATGAAAACAGGATCACCCTTGAATGTGGTGGCTGCGGTGATCTGGCGTGATGGCCGGTATCTGGCCGTTCAGCGGCCTGCGGGGAAGCTAATGGCCGGATACTGGGAGTTTCCTGGTGGCAAGGTGGAGCAGGGCGAATCTCTGGAGCAGGCCTTGGTCCGGGAACTGAGTGAAGAGCTGGCTATCACCGCTGTGGACTTTTTCCTATGGCGACAGGTCGCACATGCATACCCGGACCTGGAAGTTCTTTTGCACGTTTTCTGGGTAACATCCTTTCATGGAAAGCCGTTGCCGCTGGAGAATCAGTCCATGCTGTGGGTTGAGCCAGGGGGTGAGTTGCCTCCTTTTCTGCAAGCCGATTTGGAGATTGTTGCGGAGTTGGCAACGGTGTCATTGTCGCGAATCTGACCGGGAGCAACGCTTATGGCCATATTTATCTACAAAGGTCGCAACAAGGTAGGTCGCAGGGTCAAGGGGGATTTTGATGCCCCGACCCTGGAAATGGCGGAGAACGCCCTGCGCCGTCGCGGATTCACTCAGCTCAAGGTCAAGCCCAAGCCCAAGGATTTGCTGGAGGGCACATTTCTTGAGGGGCGGATTACCGACAGGGACATGGTTGTTTTCAGCCGACAGTTTTCCACAATGATCAACGCCGGGGTACCCATTCTGCAGTCCCTGCAGATCATGTGCGAGCAGACGGAAAACAAGCTCTTGCGTCGGGTTCTGTATTCCGTGCGCAACGACATTGAGGGAGGCAGTTCCCTGTTCGATGCCATGCGCAAGCATCCCAAGGTGTTCACCGACCTGTACGCCAATATGGTCAACGCCGGAGAAGCCGGCGGCGTGTTGGACGTTATTCTGCTCCGCTTGGCGGACTATCTGGAAAAAGCGGCCAGACTCAAGGCCAAGGTCAAGTCCGCCATGGTCTACCCGGCCGTGGTGGTCACGGTGGCTGTTGCGGTTATCGCCATCATCCTGATGTTCGTCATCCCGACATTTGAAACCATGTTCGCGGATTTCGGCGCGGCCCTGCCTTTGCCGACCCAAATCGTCATCAACATGAGCCGGTTCACGCAGGACAACATAGTATATATGATTGTTGGCGCCGTAGCCTTTGCGATCATCGCCAAAAGGCTGTACCGGATTGAGCGGTTCAAGATCATGGTGGACTTCTGGGTGTTAACCCTTCCTGTTTTCGGCCCGTTGTTGCGCAAGGTCGCCGTGGCCCGATTCGGGCGAACTTTGAGCACGATGGTTTCCAGCGGGGTGCCGATTCTGGGCGCCCTGGATATCGTCGCCCGCACCTCCGGTAACAAGACAGTGGAGCGAGGCGTCCTGGAATCCAAGAAAAGTATTGCCGAGGGGCAGACGCTGGCCGACCCCTTGGAGGCAACCGGTGTTTTTCCGCCCATGGTCGTTCAGATGATTTCCATTGGCGAAACGACCGGGAATTTGGATCACATGCTGGCCAAGATCGCCGACTTCTACGACAATGAAGTAGATGTGGCCGTGGAGACGTTGACCTCGTTGTTGGAGCCAATAATGATCGTCTTTCTCGGAGTCGTGGTGGGAGGCCTAGTGGTGAGCATGTATTTGCCGATCTTTCAGATCGGTGAGACCATCATGTAGACAAAGCCGTTTGCATGGCGGAAGGACGTTTCTGACCAGCCAGTTGAAACGAATTGGAGCGAAGAGTGAAGATCAGAGAATTGTTGGAAAAACCATTGCGGTCAAAGATTTCCCTGGAATTTTTCCCTCCCAAGGATCGGGCCAACTGGCCGAAGTTTTTCAATACCGTCCAGAAACTGCAGGCTGTTGACCCGCTGTTCGTCTCGGTAACCTATGGTGCGGGTGGCAGCACGCAGGCTGCAACCCTGGAAATCGTGACCACCCTGAAACGGGACTTTGGCATGGAGCCCATGGCGCACCTGACGTGCGTCGGGGCCTCCAGCGAGGCTTTACGCGAGTTTTTGGATGACCTGATCCGGGCCGACGTGCGCAATGTCATGGCGCTGCGAGGTGATCCGCCCCAAGGGGAAAGCAAGTTCATTCCCTCGGACGATGGGTTTCGGTACGCATCCGATTTGGTGCAATTCATTGCCGTGCGTTATCCGGATATCGGCATCGGTGTGGCCGGCTACCCAGAGGGACATCCCGAGGCTGTGGGGCTGAAAGAGGATTTGGATTTCCTGCGAATGAAGCTGGCACTGGGAGGTGACTTCGTGGTGACCCAACTCTTTTTTGACAATGCCGTCTACTGGGACTTTGTGCGTCGCGCTCAGGCCATTGGAGTGAATAAGCCCATTGTGCCCGGGATCATGCCGATATTCAGTCTGAAGTTCATTCAGCGGATAACCTCCATGTGCGGATCGAGCCTGCCATCCGGATTTATGCGGGATTTGGAAGAAGCCGACGCGAAAGGCGGGGACGCGGCGGTCCAGGATGTGGGGATGGCCCATGCCGCCGGCCAGATCCAGGATCTTTTGGACAATGGTGTTCCGGCTGTGCATCTGTACACCATGAACCGGTCCGACGGATGTCTGCGGATCCTGGAGCAGGTGCGGTGCTGAGAGGGCATTGGCCACGACACTGATTTTAGCCGTGAACAGATTTGGGCTCCTTATCGAAATGGAGAACAAAAAACACATCGTCCGCGGCATAGCCATGCCGCCGTCGACGACCTGTCCGATGGAAAACAAGGAGTAAAAAAATATGCATGCCAAGCAGTTGCGAGTCGGAGTGGTGGGTGCCACCGGAGCAGTGGGCCGGGAGATGCTGAAGATCCTGGAGCAGCGTACGTTTCCCGCTGGGATTGTCCGCGCCCTGGCGTCATCCCGATCCGCCGGCCGGGAAATCCCCTTTATGGGTGGACAGCTGACCGTGGAGGAACTTGGAGAAGATTCGTTTCATGACCTGGATCTGGCCTTGTTTTCCGCCGGAGGGAGCATTTCCGAGCAATACGCCCCCATCGCGGCCCGATCCGGATGCGTGGTGGTGGATAATTCCAGCGCCTGGCGCATGGACCCGGAGGTGCCTCTGGTGGTTCCGGAAGTGAATCCGGATGATCTGGCGTGGCACAAAGGAATCATCGCCAATCCCAATTGTTCGACAATCCAGATGGTCGTGGTGCTCAAGCCCTTGCACGACGCGGGAAAGATCAAGCGCGTGGTGGTCTCCACCTACCAGGCTGTTTCCGGAACCGGGCAGAAGGCCATCGAGGAGTTGGAGTCCCAGGTGCGCCAGATGTTCAACATGCAGGAGCCCGAAGCAAAGGTTTATCCGCACCAGATAGCCTTCAACTGCCTGCCGCATATCGATGTGTTTCTGGATAACGACTATACCAGGGAAGAGATGAAAATGGTCCTGGAAACCCGAAAGATCATGGGTGATGCGGACATCCGGTTGACGGCCACGACGGTCCGGGTGCCGGTCTTCTACGGTCACAGCGAGTCCGTCAACGTCGAAACGGAGAAAAAGATCTCCGCGGCCGAGGCCCGGGGCATCCTCAGTCAGGCGCCCGGCGTGCAGGTTTTGGACAACCCTGGGGAAAAAATCTATCCCATGCCCATCCATGCAGCCGGAGAGGATCTGACCTTTGTCGGGCGTATCCGTGAGGACGAGTCCATCGCCAACGGACTCAACCTTTGGATTGTGGCGGATAATTTACGGAAAGGGGCGGCATTGAACACGGTACAGATTGCCGAGGTGCTGGTGGACCGTGATCTGGTTCGGGTGTAGCTGGAAATTCGGTTTTCGCGGACCGTTTCCCGGGCCGCAGAATGTGTGGATGAGATAAATTCGAGGTGGGAAGAATGCTAGCTGTTGTCAATGATCCTAATGCGTATATGGAGCGGATGCTTCAGGCGCCCAGGCCGGGAATCAGCGAAGTCATGGCCTTTTACGACCACCGAGTCGGGGTGATCGGCACGGACCCGCGATTGATGCTGCTCCCCCTGGACGACCATATGGTGCATCGGGGGGACGGTGTGTTCGAGACCATGAAATTCGTGGAGCGTAAGCTCTACCAGCTTGAACCGCACCTGGAGCGGCTGAGGTTTTCAGCCCGTTCGATCCACCTGGACCCACCGTGTCCCTGGGGGGACATGAAGACCATGATTCTGGAGGTGGCCAAGGCAGCGAACAGCGATCAGGGCATGGTGCGTCTTTTGCTGGGTCGCGGGCCGGGGGGGTTCGGTATTGATGCCCGTGAGTGCCCCAAGGCCAGCTTGTACATCGTGGCCTATGCCCTGCATCCTCGACCTGAATCCGTTTATGAACAGGGGGTTACGGCCTCTCGTTGCTCCATGCCCGCCAAACGCGGCCTGATGGCCAAAATCAAAAGCGTCAATTATCTGCCCAACGTGCTGATGAAGCGGGAGGCCGTGCAGTCCGGCTGCGACTATTCCCTGTGTTTTGACGAGGAAGGCTTTCTGGCCGAAGGGGCCGTGGAAAACGTCTGCCTGGTGGACGCCCAGGGACGGTTGGTCGTCCCTGAGCTGAACAGTGCCCTGACCGGGACCACCTTGATGCGGGCCTTGGACGCGGTCAAAGATGAGATGCCGGTCATTTTTCGCCAGGTTGCCGAGGACGATGTCTACCTGGCCCGCGAGGTGATTCTTCTCGGCACGACCATCGATGCCCTGAGCGTGGTGCGCTTCAACAAGAAGCCCATTCACGATGTCCGGCCGGGTCCGGTGAGTCAAAGAATGCGTCAATTTCTCATCCAGGATCTACGGAACACCGGCATTGCAGTGTAGTCGGCGGTTTCCCTATCAGGCTTCAGCCTGGTGTCCCACCAGGTAGCGCGGCGCATGCTTCTGCTTTATCGCCTGCTGTTTCCGGTGGCTTTGTTGGCGCTCTTGCCGCTGTACCTGCCACGCATGCTCCGGCGAGGCGGGTATTTTCAGCATTTTGGCCAGCGCCTGGGACGGGTGCCAAAATTGCCTGCAAAGTCTGCCGGGGCGCAACGTATCTGGGTTCATGCCGTAAGCGTCGGAGAACTGCTGGCCCTGGGACCGTTGCTGGATCTGTTGCGCCAAGAACATCCATCGGCCCAGATCGTGATGACAACCACCACCAGCACGGGCTATGCACTGGCGGAACGCAAATACGGTCCAAACCTGACCTATCTTGGGTATTTCCCACTGGATTTTTGGCCGATGAGTCGACGGACCTGGGAACGCCTTCAGCCGGACCTGTGCCTTTTGATGGAGGGAGAACTCTGGCCGGAGCATTTGCACCAGGCCAGAATTCGCCAAATACCGGCCCTGCTGATCAATGCCCGGATCTCCGAACGGTCTTTTCGCCGATGGCGATCTCTCCCTCCTCTGCTGCGCACTCCTCTGGTCATGGTGACCACGTTTGTGGCCGCCTCGGACGAGGATGCTCGCCGGTTTGCTTTGCTGGGTGTTTCGGAGGACCGCATTCAGGTCGGCGGAAATCTCAAGCTGGACTTTTCACCTGCGCCGATCCTGGACCCGACTGCCTTGGACCTTTTGCGACGGGAGTTGGGCCTTCGTTCTGCAGAGGGAAACACGAGGAGTGTTCCGCCAGCCCTGGTCCTGGCTGGGGCGTCCACCTGGCCCGGAGAGGAGGAGATGCTGACCAGGGTGGTCCGGCAGTTGGAAGGCCAGGGTATTTCTTGTCAGTTGCTGTTGATTCCTCGGCATGCCGAGCGCCGTGCCGAAATCCGCAAACAGCTGAGCAAAGAGGGACGGCGAGTGCACTTTCGGACATCAGGGCCGGCCAGTGGCCCGGTGGACGTGGTTGTCGCCGACACCACCGGAGAGGTGGTTCTGCTGCTCCAAACCGCGGATGTGGTTTTCGTCGGTAAAAGCATGGACCCGCATAGAGGCGGGCAGAATCCGATTGAGGCTGCGGCTTTGGGCAAGGCCGTGCTCTTTGGTCCGAATATGCAAAATTTTCGGGCTGTTGTTGGCTCGATGCTCGAGGCCGGTGCGGGAAGGTGCGTGAGAGATGAGGCCGAGTTGGCCCAAGCTGTGGCCGAGCTGTTGGGATGCCGGAAGGCACGGGATGCCATGGGCCAAGCGGCTCGGCAGTGGCATCAGGCCAGCACCGGAGCCACACGGCGCACGGCGGAGGTGGTCAACCGTTTTCTTGGACCGGCTATTCCCAAGCCGCGTTGCTAGAGCATGTCCAGGATGGATGCCAGGGCCGCCTCCGCTTGCAAAAGGCGCATGTCTTCTTGCGGTGCGCGCAGTACACGGTTGGTTTGATCGTCTCCAGGATAGGGGCGATAGCGAGTCGGGCTTGTGGGGCCGAACAGGGCCAGGGTCGGGATGCCCATGGCCGCTGCCAAGTGCAGCGGGCCACTGTCGTTGCCCACCACCAGACAGGCCTGAGAGAGCAGATCCGGAAGCTCTGCCAGAGATGTCTGCCCGGTCATGTTCAGGAAACAGGCTTGTGTCGGCATCGAGGGGGAAGGCATGGACTTGGCGCCGGCCCAGACAACGCCCATTTCTGGCATGGTTTTGAGCAGCAGACTGGTGAGCAGGCCGTAGCCCGGCCAGTTTTTTTCGGGTCGGCTGCTTTCGGGAAAAAGCAGGATTGATCTTTTCGCAAGCTGTTTTGAGCAGCTTGCTCGTTGTTCGTTATGCAGGGCAGGGACGATGGGCACACCATTCTGCAAGGGGGATTCGTCGTGACAACCGGGAGCCCGAAAGGACAGCCGAGGCATGACGTCCCTGGGCAGGCCCAGCAGGGGTAAAAACTCGGCCAGGATTGCCACGGCGTGGACACTGCGATCCCGCGACGGCAGCGGAGCGCGCAGGTGATATGCAAACCGGGCCCCTTCACGTGCATCGCTGCGGCCGATGATCTTACCTGCCTTGGCTGAACGGGCAATCACGGCGCTGCGGGCCAGCCCTTGCATATCCAGTACATGAGTATACTCTCGTTGCCGCATTTCGCGGAGCAACCCCAGGAATCCGCGCAGGCCGTGATGGCGCTTAAAGAGCAGAATATTGTCCACCACCGGACACCTTGCCACCAGTGGTGCGAAAATGTCCCGGCAGACCCAGTCGATACGTGCTTGAGGTAGTCCAACTTTGATCATCTGGGCGACAAGCAGGCCATGGACAATATCCCCGAGGGACGAGGGTTTGATGATCAGAAATTTTGGAGAAGACGTTTCCATGTTCGATTCCAA is part of the Desulfonatronum thioautotrophicum genome and harbors:
- a CDS encoding aminotransferase class IV, whose protein sequence is MLAVVNDPNAYMERMLQAPRPGISEVMAFYDHRVGVIGTDPRLMLLPLDDHMVHRGDGVFETMKFVERKLYQLEPHLERLRFSARSIHLDPPCPWGDMKTMILEVAKAANSDQGMVRLLLGRGPGGFGIDARECPKASLYIVAYALHPRPESVYEQGVTASRCSMPAKRGLMAKIKSVNYLPNVLMKREAVQSGCDYSLCFDEEGFLAEGAVENVCLVDAQGRLVVPELNSALTGTTLMRALDAVKDEMPVIFRQVAEDDVYLAREVILLGTTIDALSVVRFNKKPIHDVRPGPVSQRMRQFLIQDLRNTGIAV
- a CDS encoding type II secretion system F family protein codes for the protein MAIFIYKGRNKVGRRVKGDFDAPTLEMAENALRRRGFTQLKVKPKPKDLLEGTFLEGRITDRDMVVFSRQFSTMINAGVPILQSLQIMCEQTENKLLRRVLYSVRNDIEGGSSLFDAMRKHPKVFTDLYANMVNAGEAGGVLDVILLRLADYLEKAARLKAKVKSAMVYPAVVVTVAVAVIAIILMFVIPTFETMFADFGAALPLPTQIVINMSRFTQDNIVYMIVGAVAFAIIAKRLYRIERFKIMVDFWVLTLPVFGPLLRKVAVARFGRTLSTMVSSGVPILGALDIVARTSGNKTVERGVLESKKSIAEGQTLADPLEATGVFPPMVVQMISIGETTGNLDHMLAKIADFYDNEVDVAVETLTSLLEPIMIVFLGVVVGGLVVSMYLPIFQIGETIM
- a CDS encoding 3-deoxy-D-manno-octulosonic acid transferase; translation: MLLLYRLLFPVALLALLPLYLPRMLRRGGYFQHFGQRLGRVPKLPAKSAGAQRIWVHAVSVGELLALGPLLDLLRQEHPSAQIVMTTTTSTGYALAERKYGPNLTYLGYFPLDFWPMSRRTWERLQPDLCLLMEGELWPEHLHQARIRQIPALLINARISERSFRRWRSLPPLLRTPLVMVTTFVAASDEDARRFALLGVSEDRIQVGGNLKLDFSPAPILDPTALDLLRRELGLRSAEGNTRSVPPALVLAGASTWPGEEEMLTRVVRQLEGQGISCQLLLIPRHAERRAEIRKQLSKEGRRVHFRTSGPASGPVDVVVADTTGEVVLLLQTADVVFVGKSMDPHRGGQNPIEAAALGKAVLFGPNMQNFRAVVGSMLEAGAGRCVRDEAELAQAVAELLGCRKARDAMGQAARQWHQASTGATRRTAEVVNRFLGPAIPKPRC
- the metF gene encoding methylenetetrahydrofolate reductase [NAD(P)H]; translated protein: MKIRELLEKPLRSKISLEFFPPKDRANWPKFFNTVQKLQAVDPLFVSVTYGAGGSTQAATLEIVTTLKRDFGMEPMAHLTCVGASSEALREFLDDLIRADVRNVMALRGDPPQGESKFIPSDDGFRYASDLVQFIAVRYPDIGIGVAGYPEGHPEAVGLKEDLDFLRMKLALGGDFVVTQLFFDNAVYWDFVRRAQAIGVNKPIVPGIMPIFSLKFIQRITSMCGSSLPSGFMRDLEEADAKGGDAAVQDVGMAHAAGQIQDLLDNGVPAVHLYTMNRSDGCLRILEQVRC
- a CDS encoding aspartate-semialdehyde dehydrogenase; the protein is MHAKQLRVGVVGATGAVGREMLKILEQRTFPAGIVRALASSRSAGREIPFMGGQLTVEELGEDSFHDLDLALFSAGGSISEQYAPIAARSGCVVVDNSSAWRMDPEVPLVVPEVNPDDLAWHKGIIANPNCSTIQMVVVLKPLHDAGKIKRVVVSTYQAVSGTGQKAIEELESQVRQMFNMQEPEAKVYPHQIAFNCLPHIDVFLDNDYTREEMKMVLETRKIMGDADIRLTATTVRVPVFYGHSESVNVETEKKISAAEARGILSQAPGVQVLDNPGEKIYPMPIHAAGEDLTFVGRIREDESIANGLNLWIVADNLRKGAALNTVQIAEVLVDRDLVRV